CATGAGCGTGTTGCCCGCCCATCATCAATGATGGCGAGGAGTAACGGAACGAAACCCAAGAAGGACAACACGCCGGCCAAACCAAAAGGAAGAACCTGCGGGAATGCAAGACCGAGGAGTGTACCGCTCAGGGCAGCTCGGACAAATGGAGCACGAAGGATGGATGACATGGCTGGCCCAAAACTACGAACCGCTCCTGCGCCATTGGGCACAGGAGCGGTTCGATGAACTGCAAAATCGAGGGCGAATTACTTCGCGATCGTCACGTTCTTAGAGACGATCATGCCGTTGCTGCGAAGCACGAGTGTATATGCACCCGAAGCAAGCGTAGCAGCGTCGATCGAAGCCGTGTGTTGTCCGGCTGCAAGTGAAGCATTCACAAGTGTGAGTACTTCTTGACCTGCCGTGTTCAAGAGAACAAGTTGAACTTGACCGGCAGATGTGAGCGAGAAGGAAACCTTCGCGTCATTGGCAACCGGGTTTGGCGATACGTCTGCAAGGAGAAGACCAGTGCCTTCTTCGCCGATCGTAACGTTCACTTCTTGCGAAGCAGAACGAGCGCCATCCTTGTCAACTGCTGTCAAGCGATAGGCATATGTGCCTGCCGCAAGGTCAGCGTCCTTGATCGCATAATCACGACGGATGCTTGAGGTGCCCGAAGCCGGAACCGTGCTAACGGTAACGAAATCGGAACCGCTGATCGCATCGCCGGCCTTAGCACCGGAGACGGTTGCACGAGCCACATCGAAGTGGTCCGTGTTCTTCTCTGTCGCTGTCGACCAGAATACGTCTACATCATTTCCACGAGCCTTTGCATCGAACGACACGAGTTCAACAGGGACGAGACCGCCACCGTTGGATTCGAAGAAGTCGAAGATGCCGCGAACAATGCGCTCAATACCAGTACGTACGCCTGAACGTGCAAAGTGACGCCAGTCTACGCCGAGATACACAGTGTTCGTTGTGATAGCAGCAGTAGCTGTACCCATGATGGAGTCCACAGTGTTGCGGTCACCGGTACGATACGAATAAGCGATGTTCGCAATACCGGACGTAGTTGGATCCGAGTAGATGCGGATGAGTGCAGGAAGTGGTTCTGCGTCGTTCACAAAGCCAGTGCGGTTTACGAGATCCGAAGAACCGCGAGCGATAGCGCGACCTTCTACTCTGCGACCACTATAGGTTGATGGGAACGGTGTTCCAGGTGCTTGATTCGACGCACGAAGTACGCGCTGAACGAAGTTGATATCACTTGATACCGTTGCACCTGAGTGCTGTGCAGGGAACCCTTGACCTGAGATCGCAAGGTTCTTCTTGATACCCGGCTCACCGGATGCAACATAATTGCGGATATCATCACGTTCAGAACGTGTGAGTGCCGAGCGATCATGTGACCAGAACATCGTGTGATACACCGTGTAGTCTACAGAACGTGTGGCCCATGCATTGCGCTCAAACACATCGAAGTCGAAACGATTATTCGATGGGTCGTTGCGGTATCCAAGGTCATTGAATGACTTCTGGAGACTGTCTGCGTTAAGACGTCCGGCAATGTCATTCTGCGTAGGAGTACCGGTCGAAATGACGTTGGCTGATCCACGAAGCGACAGGACCATCTTCTTCGTTGACTTGCGCAGGTAGAAGCGAACAACTTTCGAAAGCGTGTTGTTCGGGATGTACTCATCTGATGTTGTGGTTACTTCAATGCGATAGCGCGGAGTAACGTTGAGGCGCATTGAAACGAGACGAGAAGGAACATTATACCCAGGCATGCCGAAGTATACCTGCGGCGTCCAACCCGGGATGTTGAAGACGATGTCCTTCGATTGACCTGAGCCAAGTGCCGTCTTTACAACACGGTCAACAACTGGAGTTGTATTCCATGTAGGTACTGCGGCACTCGAATTGTTCGAAGCAGCTGTTTCGAGATAGACTCGAACACGAATGTCAGAGTTGGTAGTTGCCAGTGCACCGTTGTTACGGATACGAGCAGTAACATCAACCGGAGCAACGGTCATGATGTACTCTGCGTCGTTCGTTACGCCCGTTGCATCTTGATAGGCACCCGGCTTGAGAATGTCGATCACTTCGAGGTCACTCACAAAGAGACGACCATCGAATTCATCGGCCCCGATGTCGTATCCGAGACCAGCTTGGCCACGAACATTGCCATCGATGTCTTGTGTAGTACCTGGCAGACGCTCACCGCGGTTGTTCAAGATCGAACCAACCGGAGGTTGAGGTGTAACCTTCACGCGAAGTTGTTGATTTGGAGCAACTCCATTATACACGAAGTCCGTTGTGAAGTTTCCGATCACAGAGTTGATGTCTTGACCTGTCCAGTTACGCCACTGAGCGATCGTTGAGAACTCTGTTTGTGAACCACCAGAAACGATTTCACTCGTAGCCGAGATCTCAATGACTCGGGCGATGCCTGCGTTTGGAGCATAGATGGCATTGCGATTCGAAACAAGTGCACCCGGTGCATCCGAAGGCAGGTACCATGTATTTACTCTTCCATTGCGGAAGATCGTTCCTTCGTAAAGGATCGCTGAATGCGTCAGTGAAGCAGCATTCGCATTGCCCATCAAGGCAACAGCGTTGTTCAGGATCTGTGGCGTATTAGCATTCTGAACACCAACACCGACAATTGCACCTGTTCCAACAATGTTGTCGTTGGAAAGCAGGACGGTGTTATTCACAACCGAGTCTGCGAGTGTGAAGTACGTTGGAATGTTCGGCGTGATGAGCATAGTCAGTGGATCTGCTGATGCTGCTCGGCGCGTCCAGAGATGGATACCGGCCATATGTGTTGCAGCGGCAGCACGGGACAATCCCCAGATCGTATTGCTCGTTACATATGTGTGCTCAGGCTGGTTCGGGAAGCTTACCGTTCCTGCTTGTGTGCGTGGACCAAATCCCTTGTTTGTGCTGTTGATCGACTGGAAGTCATTGCGAGCTTGCTCAACAACGATACCACGCGTCCAAGCATTACCGCGAACGCCGCTGATCTCATTTCTCGAGATGAGAAGGTTCATGTTGTTGTACCGCTGCTCACCGCCGGCAATGATACCGGCAACATCCGCTTCTGTACCGCCAGTGACGGCGCCAACATTATAGATGCGGTTCGCAACGATCTTCACACCGTCTTCGTAGGCGGCAAAGATACCGGCACGACGGACGTTGAAGATCAAGTTGTTCGAGATCTCGGTTCCAAGATTGTAGAATGGACGGAAGTCGTTCACACCGGCCTTGATGAGCGGTCCGATACCGATCGAAACGATACCGTATCCAAATCCGCTGATCTCGTTGTTCATGAACCTGTTGTTCGTATTGATCAACGTATCAAGGTTTCCGAGGTTGTCAGGGTTGATGGTATCACGCTGCGTGATACCAGCCGTGAAGCTGATGTTTGTATTCCGTGTATTGCTTTCGAAACGGAACTGGTTCGAACCAGAG
This region of Ignavibacteria bacterium genomic DNA includes:
- a CDS encoding T9SS type A sorting domain-containing protein codes for the protein MTSISRGVSGAVTFEFTDASYTQTKLGINTPAMDLSSRIIGVSATNTITFKTSLERSINKAAVTINFVTESGIGVLLGQNIAPSNLNAVQRQTYFGNAQNANSAGYITFDGGAQRSLKFTMRKTSTPSFPSPFTSVFYLSSGSSNIQIKNCIVGNADGVTPSYASSLPQVQFNSGSNQFRFESNTRNTNISFTAGITQRDTINPDNLGNLDTLINTNNRFMNNEISGFGYGIVSIGIGPLIKAGVNDFRPFYNLGTEISNNLIFNVRRAGIFAAYEDGVKIVANRIYNVGAVTGGTEADVAGIIAGGEQRYNNMNLLISRNEISGVRGNAWTRGIVVEQARNDFQSINSTNKGFGPRTQAGTVSFPNQPEHTYVTSNTIWGLSRAAAATHMAGIHLWTRRAASADPLTMLITPNIPTYFTLADSVVNNTVLLSNDNIVGTGAIVGVGVQNANTPQILNNAVALMGNANAASLTHSAILYEGTIFRNGRVNTWYLPSDAPGALVSNRNAIYAPNAGIARVIEISATSEIVSGGSQTEFSTIAQWRNWTGQDINSVIGNFTTDFVYNGVAPNQQLRVKVTPQPPVGSILNNRGERLPGTTQDIDGNVRGQAGLGYDIGADEFDGRLFVSDLEVIDILKPGAYQDATGVTNDAEYIMTVAPVDVTARIRNNGALATTNSDIRVRVYLETAASNNSSAAVPTWNTTPVVDRVVKTALGSGQSKDIVFNIPGWTPQVYFGMPGYNVPSRLVSMRLNVTPRYRIEVTTTSDEYIPNNTLSKVVRFYLRKSTKKMVLSLRGSANVISTGTPTQNDIAGRLNADSLQKSFNDLGYRNDPSNNRFDFDVFERNAWATRSVDYTVYHTMFWSHDRSALTRSERDDIRNYVASGEPGIKKNLAISGQGFPAQHSGATVSSDINFVQRVLRASNQAPGTPFPSTYSGRRVEGRAIARGSSDLVNRTGFVNDAEPLPALIRIYSDPTTSGIANIAYSYRTGDRNTVDSIMGTATAAITTNTVYLGVDWRHFARSGVRTGIERIVRGIFDFFESNGGGLVPVELVSFDAKARGNDVDVFWSTATEKNTDHFDVARATVSGAKAGDAISGSDFVTVSTVPASGTSSIRRDYAIKDADLAAGTYAYRLTAVDKDGARSASQEVNVTIGEEGTGLLLADVSPNPVANDAKVSFSLTSAGQVQLVLLNTAGQEVLTLVNASLAAGQHTASIDAATLASGAYTLVLRSNGMIVSKNVTIAK